GGCCGAACGGTGGCCATGACGCGGGCCTATACGGTGCCGACCTTCCGTGGTCACGGCTACGCCGGCGAGGTCGTCGAGCGGGCCGTCGCCGAGCTCGAGCGGGCGGGTGACCGGACGGTCATCCCGGTGTGCTGGTACGTCGCCGACTGGTTCTCCGCGCACCCCGACCGCAGCGGCATCCTGGCCGAGCGCCGCTCCGCGTAGCCCCACGCGCCATCGCGGCACCGACCCCTAAGCTGGCCGCGTGCACATGGAAGACGTCTTCACCATCGTCGCGATCGGCTTCGAGGCGATCGGCGCCGTCGTGATGGTCGTCGGGTTCGTCATCGCCGTCGTGCTGGGAGCGCGCGCGATCGGGCGGGGCGACGGCGGCCGCGCCGCGTTCCAGGTGCTGCGCACGACGCTCGGCTCGGCGATCCTCCTGGGCCTCGAAGTGCTCGTCGCCGCCGACCTCATCCGCACGATCACCTCGAAGCCCTCGATCGAGGACGCGCTCATTCTCGGGCTCATCGTTCTCATCCGAACAGTTCTGTCGATCTCCATCCAGATCGAGATCGAGGGCGTCCTGCCCTGGCGGCGCGCGCTGCTCACGAGCGGCGGGCAGCTTCTCGGCGAAGCGGTCGCGCGCGATCGCGACGCATCGGCATCGGCGCGCGCGACTCCCTAGACACCGCTACCGGGGGGTGCTGTCGTTGTCAACGGGGTGCGCCCGCCGGGGTCGTCGCGGCAAGCTGGATACGACGAAAGGAATCGGCCATGGAGCGCGATCTTCCCGAGGGCGTTATCGACGCCGACCCGCCCGGCGGCTGGGAGCAGACGCACGACGGCGAGGCGAGCGAACAGAATGCGGATGCCGCAGGATCGCCCGAGCTCGCGGACGATCCCGACGCCGAGGGCCTTCTGTCCGACACGGCGCTCGCACCCGACGACCCGGCCGCCGGCGAGCAGGCGCGGCAGGGAGCGGACCCCGATATGAGCACAGACCGAGGAGAGGAACCCTGATGAGCACGACGGGCAACGAGTTCGAGCAGCAGGACGGGACAGACCAGGACGTGACGGGCCAGGCGCAGTCCGGCCTGGGGGACTCGCCCGCCGCCGAAGCGGCGGCCAGTGCCGATCACCACGGTCAGGACGGCGCGCGCGACACGCTCACGGCGGGTCAGGCGCAGGCCGAGATGAGCGGTGCGGCGGAGCAGAGCCTTCCCGCGATGTCGCAGAACAACGCGTCCGACGCCGACAAGGTCGCCGGGATCGTCGCCCAGACGCGCACCGATGTCTCGCACCTCGGGCGCGACGAGGTCGTGCGGGTCCTCGCTCAGCGGTTCGACCAGACCGGCGTCACCGTCTCCGACGACGAGCTGCAGGAGCTCGCCGATCAGGTGACGGCAGACGACAGGGGCTGAGGGGCTCAGTTCTCGAGTGAGAACTCGACGATCGCGCGGGCCGCGGGCGCGGCGTCTCTGATCATCGTCTCGTGGCCGTGGCCGCGGATCTCGACCAGGCGCGCGTCGGGGATGTCGTCGGCGACCCTTACGCACCACGCGTGCGGAGAGACGACGTCGTTCTCGCCGCGGATGACGAGCGTCGGCACTGTGACCCGGTCGAGCACCACTTCGGGCCGGTGGGCCAGCATCGCGCGGTACTTGCCGCGAAGGCGCGGCCCGGCCCGCACGTATTCGCGGGCGCCGCGGAGGATGACGCGGGGCTTCTCGACCGCGAGATCCTTCACGAGACGCCACAGCTGTGCGCGGGCGCTGCGCGCCGTCGGGTCCGTCGACGGACCGAGCATGACGAGGGCCTGGACGACGTCGGGATGCCGCACCGCGACCTCGAGGGCGACCTGGGCGCCCATCGAGTGCCCCACGACGACGGCGGGGCGGTCGACCTCTGCGCGGAGGTAGGCGCCGACGAGGTCGGCCATCCGCTCGATCGTGAGGATCCTCGCGGGCTCGGGGGCGTCGCCGTAGCCGGGGAGGTCGACGGCGATGACGCGACCCGTGCCGATGAGGCCCTCCGTCAGGCCGCTGAAGACCGAGCGCCCCATCCCGATACCGTGGATGAGCAGGAAGACGCCGCGACCCGATCCGCGGCGTTCGGCGACGAGTGTCGCGCCCGCGTGCGTGAACTCCTCGACGTGCATGAGACCCAGCGTAGGACGGTCGTCGCATCGCTCTCGGCGAACCCTCCGCGGGTCTCCGCGTGCATGTCGGAGGTGCCGCCTACCGTGTGTGGCATGCGCATCCTGCACACTTCGGACTGGCACATCGGGCGGTCGTTCCACGGCAACTCGACGCTCGACGCGCTGTCGACCGTGCTCGGTGCCCTCGTGCGTCAGGTGCGCGACAACGACGTCGACGTCGTCATCGTCGCGGGCGACGTCT
This genomic stretch from Microbacterium sp. SLBN-146 harbors:
- a CDS encoding DUF1622 domain-containing protein, with protein sequence MEDVFTIVAIGFEAIGAVVMVVGFVIAVVLGARAIGRGDGGRAAFQVLRTTLGSAILLGLEVLVAADLIRTITSKPSIEDALILGLIVLIRTVLSISIQIEIEGVLPWRRALLTSGGQLLGEAVARDRDASASARATP
- a CDS encoding GNAT family N-acetyltransferase, which translates into the protein MTELHFTHETDASRYTLHRGDDLVSVLDYRDDGRTVAMTRAYTVPTFRGHGYAGEVVERAVAELERAGDRTVIPVCWYVADWFSAHPDRSGILAERRSA
- a CDS encoding alpha/beta fold hydrolase, which produces MHVEEFTHAGATLVAERRGSGRGVFLLIHGIGMGRSVFSGLTEGLIGTGRVIAVDLPGYGDAPEPARILTIERMADLVGAYLRAEVDRPAVVVGHSMGAQVALEVAVRHPDVVQALVMLGPSTDPTARSARAQLWRLVKDLAVEKPRVILRGAREYVRAGPRLRGKYRAMLAHRPEVVLDRVTVPTLVIRGENDVVSPHAWCVRVADDIPDARLVEIRGHGHETMIRDAAPAARAIVEFSLEN